CACGGGCTCACAAACCATCCGGCCACCGTGCAGCCCGACGCATGCGCCGCCGGCCGCAGGGCGCACGAGCCGTCCCTCCCCCAGGCGGTTTTGGGGGAGGGACAGGCGCTGCCCGGACGCGACGGGAGTCGCGCCGGACAGCGCCAGGGAGAGGGCCCGCGGGGGCGAGGCAGCGAAGGGAGGGCCGCGTGAGCACGGTCACCCTGCGCGACCGGCGCCGGCGCGCCACCAGCGCGGTGATGCTCGCGCTCACCGGCGTGGCCGCGGTGCTCACCGTGGTCCCGCTCGTCCTCATCTTCGGCTACCTGCTCCGCGAGGGCGCGTCGTCGCTCGACCTCTCCTTCTTCATCCACACGCCGCGGCCGACGGGGGAAGCGGGCGGGGGGATGGGGAATGCCATCGTGGGCACGCTGGAGATGGTGGGGCTCGCGGCGCTGATCGGCCTCCCCGTCGCCGTGCTGGCGGGCGTCTACCTGGCCGAGGCCGAGGGGAGCCGGCTGGCCACCGTGGTGCGCTTCACGGCGGACGTGCTGAACGGCGTCCCCTCCATCGCCGTGGGCATCTTCGTCTACCTGCTGATCGTCGTCCCCACGGGCGGCTTCAGCGCGCTGGCGGGCTCGGTGGCGCTGGCGACGATGCTGGTGCCGATGGTGACGCGGACCACGGAGGAGATGGTGCGCCTGGTTCCCCGCGAGCTCACCGAGGGCGGGCTGGCGCTGGGGATGCCGCGCTGGCGCACCATGCTGGGCGTGGTCCTTCCCGCCGCGCGCGGGGGGATCCTGACCGGCGCGCTGGTGGGCGTCGCCCGCATCGCGGGGGAGACGGCGCCGCTGCTGTTCACCGCGCTGGGGAACCAGTTCTGGCAGCTGGACCCGCGGCACCCCACCGCCGCGCTGCCGCTGCAGATCTTCTCCTACGCCATCTCGCCGTACGAGGACTGGCACCGGCAGGCCTGGGCCGGCGCGCTGGTGCTGATCCTCCTGGTGCTGGGCCTGAGCCTGGGCGCGCGGCTGGTGCTGGGCCGCGCGCACAAGAACGCATGAACGAGACGATGAAGACCATGGATGCTCAGCCTCTGCAGTCGAGGCCCGCCGCTCCGGCGCCCGCCGCCGCGCCCGTCCGCCCGGCGCCGCAGGCGCGCGACGCCGTGTTCCGCTCCGGCGACACGAAGTCCGTCCCCGCGGTGGAGGCGAGCGGCTTCTCCTTCTGGTACGGCGCCACGCAGGCGCTGCACGGCATCGACCTCGCCATCCCCGACCGCAGGGTGACGGCGCTGATCGGGCCGTCGGGGTGCGGGAAGAGCACCTTCCTGCGCTCCATCAACCGCATGAACGACCTGATCCCCGGCGTGCGCCACCAGGGCGACATCCGCCTGGACGGGCGCAGCGTGTACGACAGGGGGGAAGACGTCGTCCATCTCCGCCGGCGGGTGGGGATGGTGTTCCAGAAGTCCAACCCGTTCCCCAAGTCGATCTACGACAACGTCGCGTACGGCGTGCGGGTGAACGGGCTCGCCCGGAAGCGCGGCGACCTGGACGCGATCGTGGAGCAGTCGCTGAAGCGCGCCGCGCTCTGGGACGAGGTGCGCGACCGGCTGGGGAAGAGCGCGCTGGGGCTTTCGGGCGGGCAGCAGCAGCGGCTGTGCATCGCCCGGGCGCTGGCGGTGCGCCCCGAGGTGCTGCTGATGGACGAGCCGGCCAGCGCGCTGGACCCCATCGCCACGCAGAAGATCGAGGAGCTGATCTACGAGCTGAAGGACGAGTACACCATCGTGATCGTGACCCACAACATGCAGCAGGCGGCGCGCGTGTCCGACCTCACCGCCTTCTTCTACATGGGCCGGCTGGTGGAGGTGGGAAAGACGCAGCAGATCTTCACCAACCCGCGCGAGGAGCGCACCGAGGCGTACGTCACCGGGAGGTTCGGATGAGCCCGGTGCCCGGTGTCCGCCACTTCCACGAGGAATTGGCGCGGCTCAAGTCGCGGCTGCTGGAGATGAGCGCGCTGGCCGAGGAGCTGGTGGGCGCGGCGGTCGAGGCGCTGCAGGAGCGCGACGGGGGGAAGGCGGCCATGGTCATCGCCCGCGACCGCGACCTGGACCTGATGGAGACGGAGATGGACGACCTGTGCATCCATCTCCTGGCCCTGCAGCAGCCCATGGCGCGCGACCTCCGGCTGATCACCATGGCGATGAAGATCAGCAACGACCTGGAGCGCGTGGGCGACCACGCGGTGAACATCGCCGAGGGCGTGCCGCACCTGGCCGACGCGCCGATGTTCAGCGACCTGCCGGAGATCGAGGAGATGGCGCGGATGGCCAGGGAGATGCTCTCCGACGCGCTCGACTGCTTCGTGCGCGCCGACGCCCCGGGGGCGCTGGAGGTGATCGAGCGCGACGACCGCGTGGACCAGATGCAGGACTCGCTCTTCCGTATCCTGCTCACGCACATGATGGAGGACCCGCGGCGCATCGGCCCCTCGCTCTCGCTCTTCCTGGTCAGCCGCAACCTGGAGCGCATCGCCGACCTGGCGACGAACATCGCCGAGGACGTGGTCTTCCTGGTCGAGGGCCGCAACATCAAGCACGGGCTGCGCCTCGACGCCTCCTGAATGTCCAGCCAGTTTGTGCGAGGGAAGGTGCTTCTTTAGGTCGATCGCCCCGCGAATATTCGTTTCGGGTTATCCGTCGCTCACAAATACAGGCAAGAGGGACTTGCGTACGATCGCTTCGACAGCACGCCGAGAATTAACTCCGAACTTAGCCAGTATTTTTTCCGTGTGATGTTTTGCTGTATGTTCGCTAATTCCCAGTTCATGCGCGATTTCCCAATTACTCTTTCGGACCAGAAGTAGTTCGGCCACTTGGGATTCCCGCTGGGTGAGGCCAAACCTGCGTTGCATCTCTGGCCAAACCATGAAACCGGAATGGATCCGCTTAAATACAACCAGGAATATACGACCGATATTCCCCATTCCTTCCGCGATGTCATAAATCCAGAAGCCGGTCCCCGTGGACTTATCGTGGCCGTTGGAGCTTGGCGGATACCCGTTGCCGGTTAGGTGTTCGAGTATCGTTTCGAGAAGCCCCGACCTTCCTAGATTCAGCCCTTGGCTCATCCAAAGGACCGAGCCGTTTCCGGCCAACAGCATGCAGTCCCTTTCGCATGCTTCGAGGACTCGAATCAAGAGACGTAATGTACCCCCCTCAGGCGTTTGATTGGGTGGCATACACGCAACCTGAAGTGCCTCGCTCCTGAATCCCTCCGCGTTGCCCCGTAGGTAGAACTTGCCCATGTCTTCACTCCTCTTCACGAGTATATTCCCAAACGAACCGATTGTTCACTGCCTGTTAGTGTTCAAATTTCGGACCTTGGGGAAAAAACGGAGGACAAATGTCCGATTTCACGCAGTACCTCGCCGCGGCGTATGATGGTCTCTACCTCTGGGGAATTCCCATCGAGCCGCCGCACGGCAGAATTGGGCTGATGCGGCGAAAGGATCTCGAGATAATGCTGGTAGCAAATGCCATTCGGGATCAGCGCTACCGACAGCGGCTTCTCGAGGACGCCCGCAGTCTGATTCAAGAAACAACCGGGCTGATCATTCCCGAAGACATTAGCATTCATGTGCTTGAAGAAAGTGGAGCTAACGTATATCTGGTCATCCCTCACGATCCGTGGCACAGCAACGAAGAAATGCCGGCGACTCGAGAAAGAATGGAATGGCTTCTGACATGGCATCGGAGTACTCTGCTGAATGAAGATCAGTGTGTGCAACTCATCACGAAGGCTTGGACCGATAACGCGTTCGCTGGAGCGCTCGTCAGTAATCCGAGAGAAACCATCGAGCAGTGGTTGGGTCTGAATCTTCCTGCTGAGTTGAGCATCGAGACTTTGGTCGAGAAATCTGATACGGTCTACATCATCCTCCCGGAGCGAAGCCGCAGTTGGGACCCGGTGGGTACCGACGCTGCTTGGGCCCGGGTGAATATCGATCCCGTTTTCGTAGAGGTACTGCAATCGGGTGTTCCCGTGGACGACCGTACAATATACGGACCGCTGTGTGCCGATAAACCTGGGACGCAGCGCGATTGGTGGTGCTTCCAAGCTGCGTGTACCTACTGCAAAGCCACTCTCCAATAGGTTTCATCGCCTCCACGCGAGATTAGCGACATGAATACCTTGGCTTGGTCCGAGGACGAGCTTCAGCGCATTTCGTATCGCGCGAGATCTCTCTGTGAAAGACTTCAGCTCGCGATCACTTTCGCTGATGGTGCGGACCCGCGCACAGCCGACGATCGCCTGTCGCGGTGGTGCCAGATCGTCGCGGAAGGAGACTGGGCCAAGTTCCGTACAATCCTGAACTTCGATGGACTAAGTTTGGAGGAAGTCACGGAAATTATCTGTCGCGTTCCTGCGGAATCCTGCGCGGATGTGCCTGACTGGGCTCGCATCGTACGATCAGCGCTTTTTGACACGAGCAGTGAGGTGGCAAAGAAGAGGGAATTCCGTGAGCGTCCTGCAGATCTGTCCAACCCGACCCGACTATTTTCGAGTGCGTGGGAACCTCTGGTAGCGGTAGCAGACGCCAGACTCCGGTCGGAAGTGCCTGATTTGGCAGATCTAATTACATCCGAAGCATATGTCTCGCTTCAGGAGTGGCTGCTCGACACATTATCCGAACTTGGCCATGCAACGCTCCAATTGGAGTTCGAGGTATTCGTGGCGTGCACCCATTCCGCCGCGCTTCGTGCTTCGCAGCATGACGCCTCAACTGCTCTGTCAAGCTATCTCACCGAGATGCCTCGTGGTCTGCTAGCAAAGGTTCTGCAAGAGTATCCTGTGCTAATGCGTTTGGCTGGTACTGTCGCCGTTCAGTGGATCGACACTGTCGTGGAGTTTTTCTTACGATTCAAGCAGGACCGGTCTGCGATTGAGTGCATGGTAGGCCACACCGGTGGTGCTCTCGGAATTATCAAGCATCTGCAATGCCGCCTCTCGGACCGACACAATGGAGGACGGTCAGTCATCGAAGTCGAGTGTTCGTCCGGGTCGCGGTTTGTTTACAAGCCCAAGCACGTGGGGGTGGAGAAGGCATTTAACAATCTGCTTTCATGGCTCGACGCAAACAGATTTCCGGTGAAACTACAGACCTTCGAAGTCATTGACCGAGGTAGCTATGGCTGGACTTCGTTCGTTGACACCCGCAATTGTGAGGACCGGTCGTCTTATGCTGAGCGTTTGGGTGCTCTTCTATGCCTCGCCTACGTTCTCGGTGCTGTTGATCTGCACGGCGAGAACCTGATATCATCGGGTGATCATCCTTTGATCGTCGATCTGGAGACGATCATGCATCCCGAGATCGGCACTGGCCCCCATGCTCCGTCTTTCTCTGGCTCTGCGGAACCAGGTGCTGCCTACGATTCGGTGCTTCGCACGGGCTTGCTGCCGCTTTGGAACATTGGACTTGCAGATGAGCGCGATCTCAGCGGGTTTTCCCGGTTCTGGGATGCTTCTCACGTTTGCTCAGGCATACCGGACGTCGGAATCATTTCGTGCGATTGTGCCAGCATACTGAAGGGCTTTGACGCTAGCTACCGCTTCCTTGTTGCAAACAAATCCATCTTACTATCCGACCAAGGTCCGATCTTTCCGCTCTCGCAAACGATTCTACGGCTCGTTTTCCGTGCTACGGCCGCATATGCAAGGATTCTGAAAAGAGCCACGGCACCTCAATCGCTGCGGGATGGAATCGATTTTTCTATCACCCTCGAAGCTTTAGCTCATGCTGGGCTTTGTTTCGATAAGAGACCATCTTTCTGGCCTCTGGTGCAAGCTGAGCGGAACACCCTGGCCTGCCTCGACATCCCACTATTTCAGGTCACGCCCGCGACAACAGACCTTTCGTTACTGGAGGAACGCGATGTTCCCTCGCTTTTTCGAGACTCCGCATATGATCGGGTAAAGCAGAGGCTCGCCGGGCTGAGTGAACGAGATTTGCAGGAGCAGATCGGATTGATTGTTGGAGCTCTTTTCGCGAAGCGAGGCTATCTATTGCATCGCGTGCCATGGATCACAAGCGAACCTATCCATGCTACCGCGAATGGCGGAACAGAACTTGACCAGTTTGTCGATGCTGCCATAGATATCGGCGAAATGCTTTCCCGCACTGCGATCCCACTATTCGGCGGGTCCGTGTGGATACACCCGCGGTATAGCCCCAAGAATAACTACGCACAATATACAACGTTAGGCCCAAACTTCTTTGATGGGTCTTGCGGTGTGGCAGTTTTCTTGTCTTATCTTGCTGTCGTAAGTGGTGTAGAGCGATATGGAGACTTAGCCCTTCGAGCACTGCAGCCCTTGCATGGTGCGATACGTCACCTTCCTGTCCTTGGAACTCCTATCGGAGGTGGAATAGGCTACGGATCGATTCTATACTCCCTCGCCAAAATCGGACGACTGATCGATAGCCAGGGAGTAATCGAGGACGCGAGGCGCGTCGCCTTGCACATAACGGACGAAGCAATTGCGGCAGACGTTAAATACGACGTGTTGTCCGGAGCGGCAGGGGCAATTTTGGGGCTATTGACCTTCTGTGAGGACGCTCCTGACGGATGGCTTTTATCAAAGCTCCGCCGCTGCGGCGACCACCTTCTCCAGAACGCCCGCAGACACCCGGGAGGCGGCTGGGGTTGGCCAAGTGTAGGGTCAAACCTGCAAACTGGATTCTCCCATGGTGCTGCCGGGATCGCCTATGCCCTTCTGCGCTTATACCGAGCTACGTCTGCGGACCAGTACCTCGAAGCGGCTACAAACGCCGTAGCGTTCGAAGATTCTATGTTTGTTCCCGAGCAGGGGAATTGGCTGGACCTCAGATGTCCGGAAGAAGATGAGGATGAGGCCTATGCGCAGGGATGGTGTAACGGAGCCCCTGGAATAGGCCTCGCACGGTTGGGAGGTCTGAAAATTCTCGACACTCCTTCTATTCGTCACGACATCGACAGTGCGGTCCGCACCTGCATGATCAGTGACTTGGGCGATAGCGACCACGTCTGCTGCGGAAACATGGGCCGCGTCGAGTTCCTGTTAACATCAGGCTTGGTCCTTCAACGACCGCAATTGCTTCAGCATGCGCACGCTACTGCTGCGGAGGTTCTCGCGCTGGGGCGATCTTCGGGTGCATATCGTTGTGGTTCCTTGCCATTCTTCAATCCTACATTCTTTCAGGGCTGCACCGGAATCGGATACGAGTTCTTACGGTTAGCGCGTCCTGAAACCGTTTCCTCCGCTCTCCTATGGGAGTAAGCCTCTCGCACAAGCTTGCCGGACGTTCACACCGAGGATGAAGGCGCAGTCGTAACCGCCCTCCGCCGCCTTGGCGGCCGCGAACCCCAGCAGGTGGCGGCGCGACAGGTTGCGGCGCGGTCGCGACGCTGCGTACCTCGCGGCCTTCGCTCTTCTTCACGATTATCACTCCGGGACCGGTGACTTCGGCACAGTGGGCATCTTCGCCAAAGGCGAAACCGCGGTGCGAAGTCGTTCCGTCGAAAGAACGTATGATCGTTGTCCGCGTCGGCGTGGCTCTATTGAATAGGTACCCGTTCCCCTCCCCTCTTTGCCCCATCTCCTGCCGCAACTACTACCGAAGTCACTCGAGGAATCATAAGAGGACAAGGGCACCAGAGCCGCATCCGCTTCCTCCTGGTCCTCCGGTTCCTCTGAGTCAAAAAGAAAGCGGGCTCGCGCATCATCCCGCGGCTCGCGCATCATCCCGCGGCCCACATTCTTTTCGCACTGCGCACTCAGCACTTCTTCTCCTTCACCCCCGCCCGCGGTTCGCCCAGGGATCCTCGCTCTTCCACGTGCGGTCGTGCGGCGAGTAGAGGAA
The nucleotide sequence above comes from Longimicrobium sp.. Encoded proteins:
- the pstA gene encoding phosphate ABC transporter permease PstA; amino-acid sequence: MSTVTLRDRRRRATSAVMLALTGVAAVLTVVPLVLIFGYLLREGASSLDLSFFIHTPRPTGEAGGGMGNAIVGTLEMVGLAALIGLPVAVLAGVYLAEAEGSRLATVVRFTADVLNGVPSIAVGIFVYLLIVVPTGGFSALAGSVALATMLVPMVTRTTEEMVRLVPRELTEGGLALGMPRWRTMLGVVLPAARGGILTGALVGVARIAGETAPLLFTALGNQFWQLDPRHPTAALPLQIFSYAISPYEDWHRQAWAGALVLILLVLGLSLGARLVLGRAHKNA
- the pstB gene encoding phosphate ABC transporter ATP-binding protein PstB, producing MEASGFSFWYGATQALHGIDLAIPDRRVTALIGPSGCGKSTFLRSINRMNDLIPGVRHQGDIRLDGRSVYDRGEDVVHLRRRVGMVFQKSNPFPKSIYDNVAYGVRVNGLARKRGDLDAIVEQSLKRAALWDEVRDRLGKSALGLSGGQQQRLCIARALAVRPEVLLMDEPASALDPIATQKIEELIYELKDEYTIVIVTHNMQQAARVSDLTAFFYMGRLVEVGKTQQIFTNPREERTEAYVTGRFG
- the phoU gene encoding phosphate signaling complex protein PhoU, giving the protein MSPVPGVRHFHEELARLKSRLLEMSALAEELVGAAVEALQERDGGKAAMVIARDRDLDLMETEMDDLCIHLLALQQPMARDLRLITMAMKISNDLERVGDHAVNIAEGVPHLADAPMFSDLPEIEEMARMAREMLSDALDCFVRADAPGALEVIERDDRVDQMQDSLFRILLTHMMEDPRRIGPSLSLFLVSRNLERIADLATNIAEDVVFLVEGRNIKHGLRLDAS
- a CDS encoding helix-turn-helix transcriptional regulator, whose protein sequence is MSQGLNLGRSGLLETILEHLTGNGYPPSSNGHDKSTGTGFWIYDIAEGMGNIGRIFLVVFKRIHSGFMVWPEMQRRFGLTQRESQVAELLLVRKSNWEIAHELGISEHTAKHHTEKILAKFGVNSRRAVEAIVRKSLLPVFVSDG
- a CDS encoding NHLP leader peptide family RiPP precursor, translated to MSDFTQYLAAAYDGLYLWGIPIEPPHGRIGLMRRKDLEIMLVANAIRDQRYRQRLLEDARSLIQETTGLIIPEDISIHVLEESGANVYLVIPHDPWHSNEEMPATRERMEWLLTWHRSTLLNEDQCVQLITKAWTDNAFAGALVSNPRETIEQWLGLNLPAELSIETLVEKSDTVYIILPERSRSWDPVGTDAAWARVNIDPVFVEVLQSGVPVDDRTIYGPLCADKPGTQRDWWCFQAACTYCKATLQ
- a CDS encoding type 2 lanthipeptide synthetase LanM family protein, with the translated sequence MNTLAWSEDELQRISYRARSLCERLQLAITFADGADPRTADDRLSRWCQIVAEGDWAKFRTILNFDGLSLEEVTEIICRVPAESCADVPDWARIVRSALFDTSSEVAKKREFRERPADLSNPTRLFSSAWEPLVAVADARLRSEVPDLADLITSEAYVSLQEWLLDTLSELGHATLQLEFEVFVACTHSAALRASQHDASTALSSYLTEMPRGLLAKVLQEYPVLMRLAGTVAVQWIDTVVEFFLRFKQDRSAIECMVGHTGGALGIIKHLQCRLSDRHNGGRSVIEVECSSGSRFVYKPKHVGVEKAFNNLLSWLDANRFPVKLQTFEVIDRGSYGWTSFVDTRNCEDRSSYAERLGALLCLAYVLGAVDLHGENLISSGDHPLIVDLETIMHPEIGTGPHAPSFSGSAEPGAAYDSVLRTGLLPLWNIGLADERDLSGFSRFWDASHVCSGIPDVGIISCDCASILKGFDASYRFLVANKSILLSDQGPIFPLSQTILRLVFRATAAYARILKRATAPQSLRDGIDFSITLEALAHAGLCFDKRPSFWPLVQAERNTLACLDIPLFQVTPATTDLSLLEERDVPSLFRDSAYDRVKQRLAGLSERDLQEQIGLIVGALFAKRGYLLHRVPWITSEPIHATANGGTELDQFVDAAIDIGEMLSRTAIPLFGGSVWIHPRYSPKNNYAQYTTLGPNFFDGSCGVAVFLSYLAVVSGVERYGDLALRALQPLHGAIRHLPVLGTPIGGGIGYGSILYSLAKIGRLIDSQGVIEDARRVALHITDEAIAADVKYDVLSGAAGAILGLLTFCEDAPDGWLLSKLRRCGDHLLQNARRHPGGGWGWPSVGSNLQTGFSHGAAGIAYALLRLYRATSADQYLEAATNAVAFEDSMFVPEQGNWLDLRCPEEDEDEAYAQGWCNGAPGIGLARLGGLKILDTPSIRHDIDSAVRTCMISDLGDSDHVCCGNMGRVEFLLTSGLVLQRPQLLQHAHATAAEVLALGRSSGAYRCGSLPFFNPTFFQGCTGIGYEFLRLARPETVSSALLWE